In the Oryza glaberrima chromosome 6, OglaRS2, whole genome shotgun sequence genome, one interval contains:
- the LOC127777276 gene encoding peptide methionine sulfoxide reductase B1, chloroplastic, translating to MAMRQYAAATAASSSFRARPRARPSCLPAAALPLAPCCGVAWSRASYRRASVRAMGAASSSSSSSSSSPSPQGQAQAQAQGKPNYSTSLTDEEWRKRLTKDQYYITRQKGTERAFTGEYWNTKTPGIYHCVCCDTPLFESSTKFDSGTGWPSYYQPIGDNVKCKLDMSIIFMPRTEVLCAVCDAHLGHVFDDGPRPTGKRYCINSASLKLKKTQ from the exons ATGGCCATGCGGCAATACGCGGCTGCTACCGCTGCCTCCTCCAGTTTCAGAGCACGTCCACGGGCGCGCCCCTCCTGCCTCCCAGCCGCCGCCCTGCCCTTGGCGCCTTGCTGTGGTGTGGCGTGGAGCCGTGCTAGCTACAGGCGAGCCTCCGTTCGTGCCATGGGTGCCGCTtcatcgtcttcgtcgtcgtcgtcgtcgtctccgtcgccgcagggtcaagcccaagcccaagcccaag GTAAACCGAACTACAGTACATCTCTGACTGATGAGGAGTGGAGGAAGCGCCTGACAAAAGATCAGTATTACATTACTCGGCAGAAGGGCACAGAAAGAGCATTTACTGG GGAATACTGGAACACCAAAACCCCGGGCATCTACCATTGTGTCTGCTGTGACACCCCTCTTTTTGA GTCATCGACCAAATTTGATAGTGGTACTGGGTGGCCGTCATATTATCAACCCATTGGAGATAATGTAAAGTGCAAGCTTGATATGTCCATCATATTCATGCCTCGGACTGAGGTGCTGTGTGCTGTCTGTGACGCTCATCTGGGGCACGTGTTTGATGATGGGCCACGACCAACAGGGAAAAGATACTGTATCAATAG CGCATCTCTCAAGCTGAAGAAGACCCAGTAG